The following are encoded in a window of Zymoseptoria tritici IPO323 chromosome 4, whole genome shotgun sequence genomic DNA:
- a CDS encoding multiple inositol polyphosphate phosphatase-like protein (MULTIPLE INOSITOL POLYPHOSPHATE PHOSPHATASE-RELATED), giving the protein ISPYHDNADNVFGVKHVGLPDGCQVEQVHTLQRHAERFPTGAFDDGSNNGNFAAKVKNFTKAHSEAQFTGPLCFLNSYRYNLASGFLTGRGASTEFMSGISFWDTYGRILYNATAGQVQYNSSFTNGTSRPKPVLRTTGQSRIENSQISWSLGFFGPSFNEVADPALTSFANGSLFDVVVIPEGGVENNTLASYDSCYRDLLDDVSYFGDRLMFLQYVPLYIENATARINKYAPSGFQFNNNDTYAMQSICAYEHAYIGMSDFCNLFTLEEWQGFEQTLDIEYYYDYAWGNPTGRAQGLGYQQELLARLKKEYIKSSNSSVNSTITNNADDFPLGRPFYADFSHDDIIISALTSMSVDYFKDAPNITQFPPDADRHFVLSRLTPFGARLITEVVGCSQCDPAAVEDHRTYYYPGQYGYDPANATHKFIRMRLNNGIVPLDTIRGGKCQGRTDGLCAMEDFLSSQDEAMKLANYDFACFANYTIANTSTPHDYDGTVNNSTEGMLVLSWR; this is encoded by the exons ATCTCACCGTATCACGACAATGCTGATAATGTGTTCGGTGTCAAGCACGTGGGCCTGCCCGATGGTTGCCAGGTGGAGCAAGTGCACACTCTCCAGCGTCACGCCGAACGCTTCCCTACTGGGGCCTTTGACGATGGCTCGAACAACGGAAACTTCGCTGCTAAGGTGAAGAACTTTACCAAAGCTCACTCCGAAGCTCAATTTACCGGTCCTCTGTGTTTCCTCAACTCTTACCGATATAATCTCGCCAGTGGCTTCTTGACAGGTCGTGGGGCTAGCACCGAGTTTATGTCGGGTATCTCCTTCTGGGATACCTACGGACGCATCCTATACAATGCAACCGCCGGCCAGGTTCAGTACAACTCATCGTTCACCAACGGAACTTCGCGCCCAAAGCCCGTCCTGCGGACGACCGGCCAGAGCCGTATCGAAAACTCGCAGATCTCGTGGAGCTTAGGCTTCTTTGGTCCTTCATTCAACGAAGTCGCCGATCCTGCGTTGACTTCGTTCGCGAACGGCTCCCTCTTCGACGTTGTGGTCATTCCTGAAGGCGGCGTGGAGAACAACACGCTCGCATCATACGACTCTTGCTATAGAGATCTCCTCGATGATGTATCATACTTCGGAGATCGTCTCATGTTCCTGCAGTATGTGCCTTTGTACATCGAGAATGCCACGGCGAGGATCAACAAATACGCGCCATCCGGATTTCAGttcaacaacaacgacact TATGCTATGCAATCGATCTGTGCCTACGAGCATGCATACATCGGTATGAGTGACTTCTGCAATCTGTTCACGCTGGAGGAATGGCAAGGCTTCGAACAGACGCTCGACATCGAGTACTACTACGACTATGCCTGG GGCAACCCAACTGGCCGTGCTCAAGGTCTGGGCTACCAGCAAGAACTGCTCGCTCGCCTGAAGAAGGAGTATATCAagagcagcaacagcagcgtGAACAGCACCATCACCAACAACGCCGATGACTTCCCACTCGGGCGCCCATTCTACGCGGACTTCTCTCACGACGACATTATCATCTCGGCGCTGACCTCGATGTCTGTCGACTACTTCAAAGACGCCCCGAACATCACACAATTCCCACCTGACGCAGACCGCCACTTCGTCCTCTCCAGGTTAACGCCGTTCGGTGCTCGTCTAATCACGGAAGTCGTCGGATGCTCGCAGTGCGATCCTGCCGCAGTGGAGGATCATCGCACGTACTATTATCCTGGCCAGTATGGCTACGATCCCGCCAACGCAACGCATAAGTTCATTCGG ATGCGCCTGAACAACGGCATCGTCCCACTGGACACCATACGCGGTGGCAAGTGTCAAGGTCGGACTGACGGGCTCTGCGCCATGGAAGACTTCCTCTCCAGTCAAGATGAGGCCATGAAGCTCGCGAACTACGACTTTGCGTGCTTCGCAAATTACACGATTGCCAATACAAGCACTCCGCATGACTATGACGGTACTGTCAACAACAGCACAGAAGGCATGTTGGTTTTGAGCTGGAGATGA